In Aptenodytes patagonicus chromosome 22, bAptPat1.pri.cur, whole genome shotgun sequence, one DNA window encodes the following:
- the LOC143170220 gene encoding AMP deaminase 2-like produces the protein MSSAAPAKYPFKKRGSLQAPSPAELRGGPGSRPLQSARSLPGTPHCLKHFPVDLRTSMDGKYKEIAEELFCRSLAESEMRTAPYEFPEESPIEQLEERRQRLERQISQDVKLEPDILLRAKQDFLKIDSATDLQ, from the exons ATGTCCTCGGCTGCCCCGGCCAAGTACCCCTTCAAGAAGCGGGGCAGCCTGCaggcccccagccccgcag agttgcgGGGCGGGCCGGGGTCCCGGCCCCTGCAGTCGGCGCGTTCCCTGCCCGGGACCCCCCATTGCCTGAAGCATTTCCCCGTCGACCTGCGCACCTCCATGGACGGCAAATACAAGGAGATCGCGGAG GAGCTGTTCTGCCGCTCGCTGGCCGAGAGCGAGATGCGGACGGCGCCCTACGAGTTCCCGGAGGAGAGCCCCATCGAGCAGCTGGAGGAGCGGCGGCAACGCCTCGAACGCCAGATCAGCCAGGACGTCAA ACTTGAGCCCGACATTTTGCTCAGAGCCAAACAGGACTTCTTGAAAATTGACAGTGCCACGGACTTACAGTGA
- the EPS8L3 gene encoding epidermal growth factor receptor kinase substrate 8-like protein 3 isoform X1, with protein MGDPFGHWSNPQSQGERNNSSPLQRSKSFTRPSGKSIYNQRKDYSQTLLKPQSNFHVEHLLTVRLERDICSINDCLARLKVLEAQGRVWGQDLILQVKDQELVLRDVESKEELEAYPLDRVQGCSAALDVCSYDSVLAISVQERSPPGTSVLLFQCEHLGAETLKSSLEKLVKQWKEEQRSQYGHRSSLDRPPSPAPPYTEDPYPAPERWTDIPEPYFHPPPQRGLPSSDYSESWVGFAACLSFPRSRGWEWGDGEQSWDPLPSPGLPDTQQMPWTNLPGQVKSNLDRDVEVLNHVLSDLELFVVRLKAALGLVSTTNPKKRKKKRNNKALPSKNDYMDFFQKVKYALNLVGRTHQHVQEPDPSTLLRLIFMALSFVLDHCPNPSLALAVEAPLLLPEAVELLERTLHQDDYSTWKALGIAWNKTRAEYPNGELVPRYIPIFSDGWLPPPMEQVQHSGGQDVPPPASVSPAHSQHPRLSLLPAQLPATGRRDNPGQAAPFPAQGLVRALYEFQGRNPQELSVRMGDTLQVLDQRKKWWLVQRSSGEKGYVPSNILEPLGQGHGGGHSAIQDSPPNLHPNSSPAEVTAWLKDKGFSRITVRCLGVLTGHQLLQMSPAELRAVCPEEWRRVVFKLSSVRTSLGMGPRD; from the exons ATGGGAGACCCCTTCGGCCACTGGAGCAACCCCCAGTCCCA GGGTGAACgcaacaacagctccccactccaacGCTCCAAGAGCTTCACCCGCCCCAGCGGGAAAAGCATCTACA ACCAGCGCAAGGACTACAGCCAGACCCTGCTCAAGCCCCAAAGCAATTTCCACGTTGAG CACCTGCTCACAGTGCGCCTGGAGAGGGACATCTGCAGCATCAATGACTGCCTGGCGCGCCTGAAGGTGCTGGAAGCCCAGGGACGGGTCTGGGGGCAGGATCTCATCCTGCAAGTCAAGGACCAGGAATTGGTGCTGAGGGATGTGGAGAGCAAG gaggagctggaggcttaCCCACTGGACAGGGTGCAGGGGTGCTCGGCCGCGCTGGACGTCTGCAGCTACGACTCAGTTTTGGCCATCAGCGTGCAGGAGCGGAGCCCCCCGGGGACCAGCGTCCTGCTCTTCCAGTGCGAGCATCTGGGG GCAGAGACGCTGAAGAGCAGCCTGGAGAAGCTGGTGAAGCAGtggaaggaggagcagaggagtCAGTATGGGCACAG GAGCAGCCTGGACAGGCCACCGAGCCCGGCCCCCCCGTACACGGAGGATCCCTACCCGGCCCCGGAGCGGTGGACAGACATCCCCGAGCCCTActtccacccacccccccagcGTGGGCTGCCCTCCTCGGACTACAGTGAGTCTTGGGTGGGGTTTGCagcatgcctcagtttccccaggagcagggggtgggagtggggtgatggggagcagagctgggaccctCTGCCGTCACCAGGCTTGCCGGACACCCAGCAGATGCCATGGACCAACCTCCCGGGCCAGGTCAAGTCCAACTTAGACCGAGATGTT GAGGTCCTCAACCACGTGCTGAGCGACTTGGAACTCTTCGTGGTCCGGCTGAAGGCAGCCCTGGGCTTGGTCAGCACCACCAACccgaagaagaggaagaagaagaggaacaACAAAG ctctgccttcCAAGAATGACTACATGGACTTTTTCCAGAAGGTGAAATACGCCCTCAACCTCGTG GGAAGGACCCACCAGCACGTGCAGGAGCCGGACCCCTCCACGCTGCTGCGtctcatcttcatggccctctcCTTC GTCCTGGACCACTGCCCCaaccccagcctggccctggcgGTGGAGGCACCGCTGCTGCTGCCGGAGGCGGTGGAGCTGCTGGAGAGGACCCTGCACCAGGATGACTACAGCACCTGGAAGGCCCTCGGCATCGCCTGGAACAAGACCAG GGCAGAGTACCCCAACGGCGAGCTGGTGCCCCGCTACATCCCCATCTTCTCGGACGGGTGGCTGCCCCCTCCGATGGAGCAGGTACAGCACAGCGGAGGCCAGGACGTCCCGccgcctgcctcagtttccccagctcaCTCTCAACACCCGCgcctctctctgctccctgcacagTTGCCGGCCACCGGCCGGAGGGACAACCCCGGCCAAGC GGCCCCCTTCCCCGCCCAGGGGCTGGTGCGAGCCCTGTACGAGTTTCAGGGCAGGAACCCACAGGAGCTGAGCGTCAGGATGGGGGACACGCTGCAG GTCCTGGACCAGCGGAAGAAGTGGTGGCTGGTGCAGCGCAGCTCGGGGGAGAAGGGCTACGTCCCCAGCAACATCCTGGAGCCCCTGGGgcaggggcacgggggggggcACAGCGCCATCCAG GACAGCCCCCCCAACCTGCACCCCAACTCCTCGCCAGCGGAGGTGACAGCCTGGCTGAAGGACAAGGGCTTCTCGAGGAT CACGGTGCGGTGCCTGGGGGTGCTGACGGGgcaccagctgctgcagatgAGCCCCGCGGAGCTGCGAGCCGTCTGCCCCGAGGAGTGGCGGCGAGTCGTCTTCAAGCTCTCCTCCGTCAGGACATCCCTGGGG ATGGGCCCCAGGGATTGA
- the EPS8L3 gene encoding epidermal growth factor receptor kinase substrate 8-like protein 3 isoform X2, whose protein sequence is MGDPFGHWSNPQSQGERNNSSPLQRSKSFTRPSGKSIYNQRKDYSQTLLKPQSNFHVEHLLTVRLERDICSINDCLARLKVLEAQGRVWGQDLILQVKDQELVLRDVESKEELEAYPLDRVQGCSAALDVCSYDSVLAISVQERSPPGTSVLLFQCEHLGAETLKSSLEKLVKQWKEEQRSQYGHRSSLDRPPSPAPPYTEDPYPAPERWTDIPEPYFHPPPQRGLPSSDYSLPDTQQMPWTNLPGQVKSNLDRDVEVLNHVLSDLELFVVRLKAALGLVSTTNPKKRKKKRNNKGALPSKNDYMDFFQKVKYALNLVGRTHQHVQEPDPSTLLRLIFMALSFVLDHCPNPSLALAVEAPLLLPEAVELLERTLHQDDYSTWKALGIAWNKTRAEYPNGELVPRYIPIFSDGWLPPPMEQVQHSGGQDVPPPASVSPAHSQHPRLSLLPAQLPATGRRDNPGQAAPFPAQGLVRALYEFQGRNPQELSVRMGDTLQVLDQRKKWWLVQRSSGEKGYVPSNILEPLGQGHGGGHSAIQDSPPNLHPNSSPAEVTAWLKDKGFSRITVRCLGVLTGHQLLQMSPAELRAVCPEEWRRVVFKLSSVRTSLGMGPRD, encoded by the exons ATGGGAGACCCCTTCGGCCACTGGAGCAACCCCCAGTCCCA GGGTGAACgcaacaacagctccccactccaacGCTCCAAGAGCTTCACCCGCCCCAGCGGGAAAAGCATCTACA ACCAGCGCAAGGACTACAGCCAGACCCTGCTCAAGCCCCAAAGCAATTTCCACGTTGAG CACCTGCTCACAGTGCGCCTGGAGAGGGACATCTGCAGCATCAATGACTGCCTGGCGCGCCTGAAGGTGCTGGAAGCCCAGGGACGGGTCTGGGGGCAGGATCTCATCCTGCAAGTCAAGGACCAGGAATTGGTGCTGAGGGATGTGGAGAGCAAG gaggagctggaggcttaCCCACTGGACAGGGTGCAGGGGTGCTCGGCCGCGCTGGACGTCTGCAGCTACGACTCAGTTTTGGCCATCAGCGTGCAGGAGCGGAGCCCCCCGGGGACCAGCGTCCTGCTCTTCCAGTGCGAGCATCTGGGG GCAGAGACGCTGAAGAGCAGCCTGGAGAAGCTGGTGAAGCAGtggaaggaggagcagaggagtCAGTATGGGCACAG GAGCAGCCTGGACAGGCCACCGAGCCCGGCCCCCCCGTACACGGAGGATCCCTACCCGGCCCCGGAGCGGTGGACAGACATCCCCGAGCCCTActtccacccacccccccagcGTGGGCTGCCCTCCTCGGACTACA GCTTGCCGGACACCCAGCAGATGCCATGGACCAACCTCCCGGGCCAGGTCAAGTCCAACTTAGACCGAGATGTT GAGGTCCTCAACCACGTGCTGAGCGACTTGGAACTCTTCGTGGTCCGGCTGAAGGCAGCCCTGGGCTTGGTCAGCACCACCAACccgaagaagaggaagaagaagaggaacaACAAAGGTG ctctgccttcCAAGAATGACTACATGGACTTTTTCCAGAAGGTGAAATACGCCCTCAACCTCGTG GGAAGGACCCACCAGCACGTGCAGGAGCCGGACCCCTCCACGCTGCTGCGtctcatcttcatggccctctcCTTC GTCCTGGACCACTGCCCCaaccccagcctggccctggcgGTGGAGGCACCGCTGCTGCTGCCGGAGGCGGTGGAGCTGCTGGAGAGGACCCTGCACCAGGATGACTACAGCACCTGGAAGGCCCTCGGCATCGCCTGGAACAAGACCAG GGCAGAGTACCCCAACGGCGAGCTGGTGCCCCGCTACATCCCCATCTTCTCGGACGGGTGGCTGCCCCCTCCGATGGAGCAGGTACAGCACAGCGGAGGCCAGGACGTCCCGccgcctgcctcagtttccccagctcaCTCTCAACACCCGCgcctctctctgctccctgcacagTTGCCGGCCACCGGCCGGAGGGACAACCCCGGCCAAGC GGCCCCCTTCCCCGCCCAGGGGCTGGTGCGAGCCCTGTACGAGTTTCAGGGCAGGAACCCACAGGAGCTGAGCGTCAGGATGGGGGACACGCTGCAG GTCCTGGACCAGCGGAAGAAGTGGTGGCTGGTGCAGCGCAGCTCGGGGGAGAAGGGCTACGTCCCCAGCAACATCCTGGAGCCCCTGGGgcaggggcacgggggggggcACAGCGCCATCCAG GACAGCCCCCCCAACCTGCACCCCAACTCCTCGCCAGCGGAGGTGACAGCCTGGCTGAAGGACAAGGGCTTCTCGAGGAT CACGGTGCGGTGCCTGGGGGTGCTGACGGGgcaccagctgctgcagatgAGCCCCGCGGAGCTGCGAGCCGTCTGCCCCGAGGAGTGGCGGCGAGTCGTCTTCAAGCTCTCCTCCGTCAGGACATCCCTGGGG ATGGGCCCCAGGGATTGA
- the GNAT2 gene encoding guanine nucleotide-binding protein G(t) subunit alpha-2: protein MVAVVAMVGVCAAPHGELEEPGDLEELEVFKEEDEDMGSGASAEDKEMAKRSKELEKKLQEDADKEAKTVKLLLLGAGESGKSTIVKQMKIIHQDGYTAEECMEFKSIIYGNILQSILAIIRAMSTLGIDYAESSCADDGRQLFNLADSIEEGTMPPELVTCIKKLWKDGGVQACFERAAEYQLNDSAAYYLNQLDRITAPNYLPNEQDVLRSRVKTTGIIETKFSVKDLNFRMFDVGGQRSERKKWIHCFEGVTCIIFCGALSAYDMVLVEDDEVNRMHESLHLFNSICNHKFFAATSIILFLNKKDLFEEKIKKVHLSICFPDYDGPNTFEDAGNYIKTQFLDLNMRKDVKEIYSHMTCATDTQNVKFVFDAVTDVIIKENLKDCGLF from the exons ATGGTGGCGGTGGTGGCGATGGTG GGTGTGTGCGCCGCTCCCCACGGAGAGCTGGAAGAGCCCGGGGACCTAGAGGAGCTTGAGGTGTTCAAGGAGGAAGACGAGGACATGGGGAGCGGGGCCAGCGCGGAGGACAAGGAGATGGCCAAGAGGTCCAAGGAGCTGGAGAAGAAGCTCCAGGAGGATGCGGATAAGGAGGCCAAGACGGTCAAGTTGCTCTTGCTTG GGGCTGGAGAGTCGGGCAAGAGCACCATCGTGAAGCAGATGAA gatcATCCACCAGGACGGCTACACAGCCGAGGAGTGCATGGAGTTCAAGTCCATCATCTACGGCAACATCCTGCAGTCCATCCTGGCCATCATCCGCGCCATGTCCACGCTGGGCATCGACTACGCCGAGTCGTCCTGCGCG GATGATGGCCGGCAGCTCTTCAACCTGGCCGACTCCATCGAGGAGGGCACCATGCCCCCTGAGCTGGTCACCTGCATCAAGAAGCTGTGGAAGGATGGGGGGGTCCAGGCTTGCTTCGAGCGAGCCGCCGAGTACCAGCTCAACGACTCAGCCGCGTA TTACCTGAACCAGCTGGACAGGATCACGGCCCCCAACTACCTCCCCAACGAGCAGGACGTGCTGCGATCCCGAGTGAAGACCACGGGCATCATCGAGACCAAGTTCTCTGTCAAAGACCTGAATTTCAG GATGTTTGACGTGGGAGGGCAGAGATCGGAGCGCAAGAAGTGGATCCACTGCTTCGAGGGGGTGACCTGCATCATCTTCTGCGGGGCGCTGAGCGCCTACGACATGGTGCTGGTGGAGGACGACGAAGTG AACCGCATGCACGAGTCCCTGCACCTATTCAACAGTATATGCAACCACAAGTTCTTTGCCGCCACGTCCATCATCCTCTTCCTCAACAAGAAGGACCTTTTCGAGGAAAAGATCAAGAAAGTCCACCTCAGCATTTGCTTCCCGGATTACGACG GTCCCAACACGTTTGAAGACGCGGGAAATTACATCAAGACCCAGTTCCTTGATCTCAACATGCGAAAGGACGTGAAGGAGATCTACAGCCACATGACCTGTGCCACAGACACGCAGAACGTCAAATTCGTCTTTGACGCCGTCACGGATGTCATCATCAAAGAGAACCTCAAGGACTGCGGCCTCTTCTGA